One genomic window of Daphnia pulex isolate KAP4 chromosome 12, ASM2113471v1 includes the following:
- the LOC124208977 gene encoding nuclear receptor subfamily 6 group A member 1-B-like: protein MSLSVEYCVVCGDRASGRRYGAISCEGCSGFFKRYIQKQLVFTCRGWKDCEVTLHNRNRCQYCRLQKCLSMGMRSNFSSQQLFVPSDPHPVAHGRAAVQVQHLRQPVHHQEQPQGPFPAPRSALPAHQNESAPGTGASGQIPPTAAGPAGHGRVENVATAVTTSAVVDVLRPSPPPSPPRIPHEFRQVRNQGRTHSIRSISLLFLSPVLTVPFSRSVTLAHRKILLSLGESFTSCTQMLDISITLQRVLLFSPRVCVE, encoded by the exons ATGTCCCTCTCCGTCGAGTACTGCGTCGTCTGCGGTGACAGAGCCTCAG ggCGCCGTTATGGAGCCATCAGTTGCGAGGGCTGCAGCGGCTTTTTCAAGCGCTACATCCAGAAGCAGTTGGTATTCACGTGCCGCGGCTGGAAGGATTGCGAAGTGACCTTACACAACCGCAACCGGTGCCAGTACTGCCGACTCCAGAAATGTCTCTCCATGGGCATGCGAAGCAATT TCAGCAGTCAGCAGCTTTTCGTCCCTTCAGATCCACATCCGGTCGCACACGGGCGAGCGGCCGTTCAAGTGCAACATCTGCGGCAACCGGTTCACCATCAAGAGCAACCTCAAGGTCCATTTCCAGCGCCACGCTCAGCGCTTCCCGcacatcaaaatgaatccGCACCCGGTACCGGAGCATCTGGACAAATTCCACCCACCGCTGCTGGCCCAGCTGGACATGGACGAGTCGAAAATGTCGCCACCGCCGTCACCACCTccgccgtcgtcgacgtgctccgcccatcaccaccaccatcaccaccacggATTCCTCATGAATTCCGTCAAGTCCGCAACCAAGGTAGGACGCATTCTATCCGTTccatctctcttctcttcctcTCTCCCGTGCTTACTGTGCCATTTTCACGCTCGGTCACACTCGCACACAGAAAaatccttctctctcttggtgAATCTTTCACATCCTGCACGCAAATGTTAGATATTTCCATTACTTTGCAAAgggttttacttttttcgcctcgtgtgtgtgtagagtaG